A region of the Labeo rohita strain BAU-BD-2019 chromosome 5, IGBB_LRoh.1.0, whole genome shotgun sequence genome:
ttataattatataattataatttaaattattataattaacataataaactattataatttaaaatgtaatttatttgtttcaaaaaatttgttttttagcatcattactccagtcacatggtccttcagaaatcattctaatattattctTATATCATTCTAATTATTGTtatgatgttaaaaacagctgagtagaattttatgaatagaaagttcagaaaaacagcatttatctgaaatacaaatcttttgtaacattataaatgtctttatcatcacttttgatcaatttaaagcatctttgctaaatgaAAGAATCAATTACTATAATTGCtttccctccaaaaaaaaaatcattctacaaTTCTACAAAACAATATACTTtgatttagctttgatcactggaataaattacgttttaaaatatattcaaatagcagttattttaaatagtaaaaatatttcacaacataactgcttttgctgtattttggatcaaataaatgcaggcttttttaacatttattaacaattCGTGTGTTGACGGTATTTCATGCTCAGGTGTCTGTTGAGATGGACATCAGTAAGCCTGACCTTGCTGTGGCCCTGAAGGACATCCGTGTCCAGTACGAGTCTCTCTCTGCCCGGAACCAGCAGCAGGCAGAGGAATGGTACCGCTCTAAGTTTGCCACCGTGACGGAGGTTGCGGCACGCAACAATGACGCTCTGAAGCAGACCAAGGATGAGTTGTCTGAGTACCGCCGACAGCTGCAGGCCCGCACCCTGGAGATTGAGGCCCTGAAAGCCCATAACGAGGCCTTGGAGAGACAGCTGGGGGAGATGGAGGACCGCCACAACAATGAGATGGGCGAGCTGCAGGTGAATGCGTTACAACAAATCTGAGGCCactagtaaaattatttttttgcattttattatacttatttctacttttttttttttttgcatttttctaatttaattaaattctattatttttgttttaataatttaaaaatgcaacttATTCCTGTATGAccaagctaaattttcagcaaccattactccagactttagtgtcacaagatccttcagaaatcatattttgcatttttctaaaataatttaaaatatatattataaattatattatgaacataagaatttgaatttaaagtttagatttatatgtactcatttagcagacacttttatccaaaacatTATGTGAAGAACCAGTGTTATTTTCATATCAatgatatactattatagtttttagttaatattttgaaatatgttttatttatatattctgttcattttagttaatgttttagtaattttgtagtgtttttgtcagtttttttctatatattttttaggattttgctttagtttgtttagttttagtttaaattaaaaaaaaaaaggagcctatatatataatgtagccaatatatatataatttataatttttttatatatataaaatgttaattttatttcaggtaaaaaaaaatatatttttttgtggttttagtttgaaaccataaaaaaacattaaaaaaaaacaacaaacaaacaaaaaaacaaacatttttttttttttttttatctgaaataaaataaacacataatataatttttattgttattatttttattattattttttttaaatatttattttatttcaggttaaaaaaatgttttttacggtttcagttttaggtttagttaacaataataactctGTGAACCACATCTGcattttgtcataaaaaaaggtcaaattaaaaaatatcaatttataAATTAGGAGAGTATTTTTGCAacagatacatttaaaaataatgttttctcattgtgcattccagttaatctcaataaaactgcagctgggttattttgatataaagtaaaaaaaaaaaaggaaaaaaaaaactaaaaataccgCTAACTAacagtaaaatacaataaaacatgataatataacatttttaaaaacgtatctgtttttgcaagtaaactcttcaaatataaCCTGATGACCATGTGCATTTAAAGAACATCTGACTGTCTATACAAAGGAGTCATATGATCAATGTCACAAAagttcattttcagttttaaataaaactgtttttcaaTGTGCTGTCAAAGTTTTGGACCCCACTAtattaaaagacattttctgtttcaaaaaagCCTAAGATTTTCTGTCAGAAAAGTCTTTTTTGAGACATAAATGTCTTGTTTGCTCTGTAGGACACTATTCAGCAACTGGAGTCTGCTCTGAGGAGCACCAAAGGTGAGATGTCCCGCCACCTGCGTGAATACCAGGACCTGCTGAATGTCAAGATGGCACTGGACATCGAGATCGCAGCCTACAGGTCACACTCAGAACTGTTTGCATTTGATGTCATTTTTAGTGTCGTTTCTCAGTGTTCCATCTTCATCCACATATGGTCGTTCCCAACAGGAAGTTGCTGGAAGGTGAAGAATGCCGTCTAAGCTCTGTGGGCGGAGCCATGCTGCAGTCCGCCTACTCCTATCAATCGAGCCGCACTTATGCCCTAAGCGCCTACAGGAAGGCCGGGGCCAAACCTGAgacagaggaagaggaagagcaggaagaggaggaggaagaagagaaGGAGGAAGagaaggaagaagaagaagaagcaggagaggaggaggagggaggAGAGGAAGGAGAGGAGGCCGAAGAAGGAGAAGAACAGGAAGAAGGAGGTGATGAGGAGGAGGGGGAAGAGGCAGAGGAGGAAGAAGAACAGGAGGatgagaaagaaaaggaaaaagtaGACGAGAAGAAGGAAAAGGAAGAAACGAAGAGCCCAAAGGAACAGAAAGAGAACGAGAAGgagaaagaaaaggagaaaGAGAAGGAAAAGGAGAAGAAGAGCGATAGCAAGGCTGACAGCAATAAGGCAGATACCAAGAGTGAAAAGGGGGACAATAACAAGGGCGAAAAGGCCGCTGCGGTCAAGAGCAAGTAAAGCTGCGTACCATCACCGATCCCGCCACTGCTGCACTTCACTCACTCACACGTCCGTCTGGACCCCTCTGTGTCCTCTCTGTCCCTCTGCCAAAATCACTTCAACACACAACACCACCACCAAACAAACGTCATCCACTCATCTTCACTTTCATTTCACTAGGTATGACTGATTTCATCTGCTGATGTATCAGGATCTCTGCGGGCAAGGTAATGAAAGTACTGAAATGGAGACCGGCTAGTTTTCTGTGTAGCACTCAAGAGATTAAACAGGGTCTATGCAGAGAGTATATGAAGTAGCTCAGCCAAAAATGGCTATTTTGTCATCACTTACTTGGAGGTAGCAGACAGAATGTCtaagtttgtgtttttcatacaaCAAAAGTGGATGCTGAGTAAACTTCCAAGCTCCAGAAAAACAATTAAGCTGCATAAAAGTATCATACATATTGTCCGTGCCATTTGTGatcatggaccacaaaaccagtcataagagtccattttaaattaagatttaatatgtatacatctgaaagcttaataaataagctttccattgatgtatggtttgttaggataggacaatatttggctgagatacaactatttgaaaatctgtaatctaagggtgcaaaaaaatctaaatattaagaaaatcacctttaaagttgtccaaatgaagatcttagaaatgcatattactaatcaaaatttaagttacagtaggaaatttacaaaatatcttcatggaacatgatctttacttaaaatcctaatgattgttggcataaaagaataataataataattttgacccatacaatgtattgttggctattgctacaaatatacccatgctacttatgactggttttgtggtccagggtcacatttgtgtgcCATATTAAAAGTCTTCTGAAGTTATATGATCAAAATTGAAAGATTTTTCACTTATAATCTTCATATCTTCGTTGCTCTCAAAACGTAAAGGTatatttcaccaaaaattacaattttggcatcatttactcaccttcatctTTTACGTTTTGGTTTCCTGGACTTTCAGTGGAGGGACAAGCCATGTTTTTCATGGGTTTTGTATCCTATAAAATAAGTCCAATTTTGGCTACAGAGCAAGCGTGTTACATCCTGAAAGCGAAacatggagctgtaatcataactgtgtacaaaaacgaTTACAAGCGCTCACTGTtatactgcctctagtgttcatttctgttggaaactatAGTgagtacttattggtacgtatttcatGTCTTGCGACAAAAGTTCCCACAGATACATTTTCATCATGTGTTCAGGTAGCTTTTTTATGATACAAGGTTTGGCAGTTCCAACCATTATGCACttttttgtatgaaaaataGGAGCTTTTAGCTTAAGCTGGACTTTTAGCTTAAGCTGGTCAGAATGATATTAGAGAGTGTAAATGATggcaaatattaatttttcacaTCAAGACAGCAAAAAAAGGTGAGATCAGACAGCAAACACTCTAGTCACACCTGGTGTTCACGTGCCATTATTGCCAGTGGTGCCGGACAGCACAAAGGAAGGTGATGCCATGCAATCTAAATGCACAGGCAACCGGTGCAAAACGGACCAAGTTTGCAGGTTCCAACCTCTCGGTgctatttgattttaaaaacaagtgagtCTGAGCAAAAGCATATCCATTATATAGAGCTTCACTCGAGTCCTGAATGTATGTCACGAGCCAAGCACAGGGACAGGCCACGTCTCCTAATTTTCCAGCAATTTTAGGGCATCTATACCCACATGAATGAAATTGTCCAAGCTCATTTCATTAAGTTCACTCATAGGGGAAAGAATGTTTCATTCACATTCTCATGCAAAGCatgcatcattttttaacattaatgaatgcatccgtccatccatttaTGGTTTCCTTAATTGCACTGGTCACAGCACGGCAAACGTGGCGGCATGGAGTTAAACGAGGTTGATGACATAAAAGATTAAACATTTATGGATTTCTTGGGGAGGGTTTCAGCATTTAGATTTGGGAGAGAAGTGCGCATTGTGCATCTGTAGTGTGAGAAAATCCTTCTGCAATTTAGATTCTGACGCTTTAGAGACGACTGCTGCTAAATATCCCTCTATTCCTTCctgtgttcaaaaatgaccTCCTCTTGATTGATTCACTCTTGATGGAGCAGATCTCTAATTCTGAAGTCAATCTTCCTCTCCGTCCTGATCTcgttatgtttttttccttctgaaagATGGATAAGTTTCCTGTGTCCTGCTCACAGAAGggtgcatttaattaaatatgtctGGCCACTGCctgaaatcaaaagaaaatacgattttatattaagaaaatgAAGATTACTTTTAGAACCATTAAGATTTGTTGCTCCCACACCCAAGTCTTATTACCGTAATGCATCTGGACATTTTACTTGTCTTACTTCTCATTACTTTTCTCAATGTTCtcatcatttttacagtaaaaataatgagaaaaataatatttgcataatatttataaattattggCAGTACAACAAATCCTACCATgatgaataaatgctttagtgtttaaataaaacacaatttttatcACTTTATAGTAGTTTGAGCTGGGAGGAAGGTGTTTAATTTGAATGCAAATGCAAAGAATCTTAATCgtcaaacattttctttatgcaaaatgttttttcttttgattttggggttGAATATGATTGTGCGTGCTCTGAACTCAAATGGAAGTGAGAAAGCATGAATGTGTacattgttttatgtttgtgtgtgtttttggtttgtgtACAAGAGCTTTCCTGCTTCTAGAAGCACTGCAAACACTTGTGTTTGTCTGCAGCACTGCAGCTGGTGGTGACAGATCCGGCTCTCTTCTCTCCCTGCAGGTGACAGGCAGGCCATAGAGAGGGCAGAGGGGTCACAGACAGTCACACCAACAGCCATAGTGAAGGGCTATTAACCGCCACATGATTACTCCAGAAAAACCACCAATACAAGAACCCATTCAAACAGCTATCTGAAACACCACCAATGACCCTTCACATAGCAGGCCTGCTTGACTGAATAATTACAGAATGCAGATTATGTGACATTTTGGGCTAGTGTCTCGATTTGCAAAATTTAGAGCTGTGAGAAAGCATCGAGAATGTTTCTAAAATATGCCCTGATGTTCACCTGtcacaataaataaacttatgaaaccaaaaacatgaaatactttgctatatctttatttaaaaaaaaatggtttaaaatattaaaatcatggaTGGAAAAAGAACCAATGAAATTCTTTCTATTCATGcatttttgtgatgttaaatgAGTAGCTTGTTTCAGATCTGACTTCATTACTTCTTACAGCCTTTGTGcatataaaaactttaatgtctGCCTGCATAATATGGTTCTAGTAGTATTTAGCAAGAGTAGGTATTTGAATCAGTGTTGCACTGACAAATTCTTACATCAAACTCTTCTGAAATAGCTTGATTTTCAGGAGATTCACCCTCACTATCCCTGATCTGAACTTTTTCCATCAATGgtcttgatttttttaaaatcatttatcaataaatatatGGCATTAGAAAATGTTACAcatgttgtttgtttaataagACTGACAGATGAGACGGAATTGTTCTGGAAAAATATAATTCCAAATAGTTTCTCAAATTTTATCTCAACAATCTGTGAAATAAGGCTCAATGTACTGTGTAAATGAAGGAATTTTCCATTTACCTGTTTTTGAAATACTCATTACACTGTAGGTATTGTGTTTTGGGGTCAAAGGAAATGTCTCTAAACTTAACCGATAAAGCCCTGGCTGATAATTACCAAAACTGTTTTCTTAAAGCTTGGAGGAAATGAGTGAAGTATGGTGACAGTGATGTTAAAACAAGTTTACTGCAGGATTCGACCTCGTTTTTTGCAGCGACTTATAATTTAAAAGAGCCGGAAAGGAGGGAAGAGCAAGATTTCTAATAAATGTGATAAAACAGTGCTGCAAATTATTCATGATATGAATCAATCAAGAGGAGTTTCAATTTGCATGGCCTGATTCACTTGGAGCTTGACAATACGAGGGGGTGGGATAGATTTGCTTGATGTGTGTAAAAATGTACGTAAATGCCTTAATCATGAATCTAAACTGCTTAAAAGAGTCTTCACATTTTCTGCATCTCAACACTGTTTCAGAGATAGTTCGTGAGTGCTGACACTTTAACTGTATGGCTGCTAACTGATACAGTGATGTTCCCCTAAAGCCAAATAAAGCCATTTATCAACCAAATGTACCATACACTGCCTCTTTG
Encoded here:
- the zgc:65851 gene encoding low molecular weight neuronal intermediate filament, with product MPVCHSDWHSLSLFLCLPTSTHFTHSVCDLDHFSMSYSGDMYTSSSYRKIFGDAPRRVPVGSSPSRVTVSYRSAPQQQQHRTYGSPSPMIASSSYRTKLASGRGFQTMPDTVDLTQTTAITNELKIIRTNEKEQLQGLNDRFVTFIEKVHNLEQHNKVLEAEVALLRQRHNEPSRLHDLYEQEIRELRARVEDLTHEKSQMHLDCVQMNEALERLKDKLDEESRLREEAETSLKGYRKDVDDATLSRLELEKKVESLLDEIAFLRKVHEEELQELQASLQASQVSVEMDISKPDLAVALKDIRVQYESLSARNQQQAEEWYRSKFATVTEVAARNNDALKQTKDELSEYRRQLQARTLEIEALKAHNEALERQLGEMEDRHNNEMGELQDTIQQLESALRSTKGEMSRHLREYQDLLNVKMALDIEIAAYRKLLEGEECRLSSVGGAMLQSAYSYQSSRTYALSAYRKAGAKPETEEEEEQEEEEEEEKEEEKEEEEEAGEEEEGGEEGEEAEEGEEQEEGGDEEEGEEAEEEEEQEDEKEKEKVDEKKEKEETKSPKEQKENEKEKEKEKEKEKEKKSDSKADSNKADTKSEKGDNNKGEKAAAVKSK